The following coding sequences lie in one Longimicrobiales bacterium genomic window:
- a CDS encoding MarR family transcriptional regulator — MSNLDLITAALPRIDFACRSREVRNPKTGAHLTDHQIRTLRQLDVADPTMVTELAEFLGVTASTMSLNLKRLEEGGFIQRTRDPADRRVMNVLLTEAGLQMLELASPYDPERVAAMLAGLRPDERRRALEGLGILVEAADRLVARGRAYVDSLSESGTAETEGPT; from the coding sequence ATGTCTAACCTTGACCTGATAACCGCAGCGTTGCCCCGAATCGACTTTGCTTGTCGCTCTCGCGAAGTACGAAACCCTAAAACAGGCGCCCATCTAACAGACCATCAGATTCGTACCCTGCGGCAACTCGACGTGGCTGATCCGACCATGGTCACTGAGCTCGCAGAATTCCTAGGGGTGACCGCATCCACGATGTCTCTCAACCTCAAGCGACTTGAGGAGGGGGGATTCATTCAGAGAACTCGGGACCCTGCCGATCGACGTGTCATGAATGTTCTGCTGACTGAGGCAGGACTTCAGATGCTCGAGCTTGCTAGCCCGTACGACCCAGAACGTGTCGCAGCGATGCTTGCCGGCCTTCGGCCTGACGAACGGAGGCGCGCGCTCGAAGGGCTGGGGATCTTGGTTGAGGCGGCGGATCGTCTGGTCGCGCGGGGTCGGGCCTATGTAGACTCTCTCTCCGAGTCTGGGACTGCAGAGACCGAGGGACCGACCTGA
- a CDS encoding TerC family protein, translating to MMDWIASPEVWISFATLTILEIVLGIDNIIFVAILAERVKEESRAKARRVGLTIAISVRVLLLFSIVWVMGLTETLFVLLDHAVSGRDLILIGGGIFLLFKSTRELHHKLEGEGHDPDSTRTAASFTSVIIQIALLDVVFSLDSVITAVGVADHLPVMVAAVLIAGLFMVVSADRVSGFVRAHPTVKVLALSFLLLIGMSLVAEGMGQHIPKAYIYFAMSFSVFVEMINIRAGSSREPVHTRGATPEDTGDPEST from the coding sequence ATGATGGACTGGATCGCTAGCCCCGAAGTGTGGATATCGTTCGCCACACTCACGATCCTCGAGATCGTTCTTGGCATCGACAACATCATCTTCGTTGCGATTCTCGCAGAGCGCGTGAAAGAAGAGTCACGAGCCAAGGCCCGCCGCGTTGGCCTCACCATCGCGATCTCCGTGCGGGTGCTGCTGCTCTTCTCGATCGTCTGGGTCATGGGGCTCACCGAGACATTGTTCGTCCTGCTCGACCACGCGGTCTCAGGGCGAGATCTCATCCTTATCGGCGGCGGCATATTCCTGCTGTTCAAATCGACGCGGGAACTCCACCACAAGCTCGAGGGTGAGGGGCACGATCCAGACTCGACCCGGACGGCGGCTTCATTCACGTCCGTCATCATCCAGATCGCGCTGCTCGACGTCGTCTTCTCGCTCGACTCTGTCATCACAGCGGTGGGAGTAGCCGATCACCTGCCCGTGATGGTCGCGGCAGTGCTGATCGCGGGTCTCTTCATGGTGGTGTCCGCCGACCGTGTCAGCGGATTCGTACGTGCACACCCCACAGTGAAGGTCCTCGCCCTCTCCTTTCTGTTGCTCATCGGCATGTCCCTGGTCGCCGAGGGCATGGGTCAGCACATCCCGAAAGCGTACATCTACTTCGCCATGAGCTTCTCGGTGTTTGTCGAGATGATCAATATCAGAGCGGGGTCCAGCAGAGAGCCGGTCCATACGAGAGGGGCCACCCCGGAAGACACCGGAGACCCGGAGTCCACCTGA